A stretch of DNA from Toxotes jaculatrix isolate fToxJac2 chromosome 15, fToxJac2.pri, whole genome shotgun sequence:
ATCTCTTAAGGTAATTACATTTCTGCATCAATGCATATAAATGCAGGCTGCGTGAATTTCTCCAGGGACCCATATTAATCAAAATATTGACTGTGGTCCTGTTGGGGGGATTTCTTCTTGGCTTTCAGAAAGAGATTTTTgcttaaaattaaaaagtagCAATTCTTCTGAGGGATCAAGATgctattttttatgtttttgaattcAAAAAGCACATAgcatttgtcaaaaaaaaaaaaaaacataaaaaatttGGAGACAGCTCAAAAGATCTAAAAGCTTGAAGAGCTGCCCCATTTTAGTCTGGGAAACTAGGTCTTGTGTAGCCTGCAGCGCCTCAGTTGCTTCTTCCACAGCCATTGTGTGTGAGCTTGGATCTGGAAAAGAATAGAGTGCACAGCGGCGCTGACTGTCCCTCCTCCAGGCCACAGCGTTTTCAGTGTTCCTTTAATTCCCTCCATGCATCTCTGCTacaaagcagagctgcagtcatTCTGTGCATCTGCTCTCCACGGGCTCCTCTGTTCCCGACAAGGTGAATCCTGCCCTGAAACAGCTGTGCCTCAGGCCCCCTCCACTGTGACTGAAGACAAAACACAGTGTGGGATACTTACACTGACATCATGACTAATACGCTGTTTAAAAACCCAAAGAGATTAATTTTATGTCTGAAAATGATTTATCGTGgagaaacaaatgtcaaaaatggAATTTCCTCACATGGTTACCTAGTAATTATTaaattcttttgttatttaaattagaaatgttaaaaaaaaaaaaagaaaaactaaacaagaTCATCATattatcttttttgttttgttttactatGGTTGGCATTTGTGATAAATAAATGGCCCTCTATAGGTGACCTTGGATCCAACCAGTGCTCAAGGTGACTCCAATGCCATGTGTGGTAGAGAGAAAGGAGTTCTCCAGTGGTCTCGAGGCGTTTAGGCAGCAAATATTGATCAAGGGAATTAACACTCTCCTGCAGGCCGAAACGCACACAAAGCCACTCAACCGAGTCAAAATTAACCTGATGTTCAATGTGAATTTACATAATAGACATCAGTTCAGAAATAAAATGACTGAACCGTGAGAAATCATTCAGCTGACTTTGCTCTCTGGTTGACAAATGTTAGAGTGTGAATAAGGACTCTACTGTTTACCACCCGTCCTTTTTTTCAATCTGCAGAAATTCTTTAATTAAACCTAATGTATCTCTTCGTAGACTGTGGTTTGAACGTCCACAAACAATGCTCGTCTCTGGTACCCAACAACTGCAAGCCAGACCTGAGACACATCCGTAAAGTCTACAGCTGTGACCTCACGACCCTGGTGAAAGCTTATAATACAGCGCGACCCATGGTGGTGGACATGTGCATACGCGAGATTGAGTCCAGAGGTTAGTTCAGGATGTGTGTGcatctatttgtgtgtgtgtctgtttcaaaTATATAGCTCCAATGGTGAATTGTATTCCCTGAGATGTAAATTTGATTAACGCGGTTTAGTTCAAATAATAACTGCATTAATTTTAAGCCCTATCAGCTTTGAAACTAGACTCTGATTTGCTGACAGTAATTGGCTGAGTGGAGGTTTTCCACTGAGGGATGAAACGCTTCaaactgaagaggaagaattatGGAAGCAAAGAATAGCTATAACAAATTAAATCTTATAAGCAACTGAATCCTTACAGTAATTCTGAAATGTAATCACTTCTATATGTTGAAATTTAAATGGCTCTGAATTTATAGTACTGAAATGTTTTACTGCTTTCTATCTCAAACTGCCAAACATTTTAAGACTTGAAATTTCCACTAACATTAACAGAACTCAAACTGATGACCTGACAGAGGTCTGATCAGCGAGTTAAGGCTCAATGTCTTACCCATTGTAGTCTGAATGTAAAGCTTAAATTTACTAGTACTGCTTTCTTTGCTTCCACTTTCTTTGCTTCCATAAGACATCTAGTAATTATTCAATAACCTATTGAGCTCATATTTGCTCAGGTCAGATAACTCTTATGTTACCCTGAAACTATATATTTGCAGAAAATCAATTTAATTACTTGAGCACcattcatatttaatattttgatcTGACattacagagaaagaaaaacccTTAAAATACCATTTGAAATCAAGTTTATGGCCCTTGTTTACTGTATTTATGATGCTCGTTGTAAAACAACTTTCCTTTAATTTTATAGTAAGAGATCTACAATGTATGTTGAGGTGTTAAAAGTCAGATTGCATTACTAACTGagttaatgtttttttgggtgggtgggtggggaggggtTTGACTGGGAGGACTGATGAGTCTGCTGGTAATTGTAAACCTGTAATGAGGAATACATTACTCTGTTTCCTGCTGCCTTTGTTGATTGCGTTTCAGTTAAATCATTCAGCTATGTAGGAAACTCATTGCTCGCTTATTGTCTCCTCTCTAATATACATCTGTAGCTAAGTTTGATTTATGTCTTTATTATTTTGCCCAGTGATGCAGAAAACTATTAGCATCTGCCCATGTTGTTCCACTGTGTGACATTGTGGACATTTCATCCTTAATTTCTTATGCATATTTAAGAGTGTTTAATGGCATTTCTGAAATTACCCAAGGTGATAGATGCAGGTGAATTTTTCTACATTACTCATGACAGCCCTGACAATGTCTGAAAGgttgtttatttcatgtttgttCCTCAAGGACTGAAGTCTGAAGGCCTCTACAGAATATCTGGATTTAGTGATTCAGTGGAGGAAGTCAAGATGGCATTTGACAAaggtatgtctgtgttttataaaTTTCTTCCATTGACATTGGGCACTTACACATGTTTGCATAAGACACACAGAACATTTCAGATTAATGAGAAAGTGACACATTAGTGAAGGATTAGTGTCCATCTGGGAGAGCAGATCCTATCCTGACATGTCACTCTCACGCAGGGGAGAGTGAGGGGATACAAACCATGGATGTACTCTCGCTGCCTTAAAcatagctttaaaaaaaaaaaaaacaactcttctGCTGCGTTGGGATTCAGTGGTAGACTTAGTGAGAATGAGCCTGTCTTGGCCCGGTGCAGTGTGAATTTTAACTCTAAGAAAAACCCTGCAGCAGTGGGCTAAACTCTTAGCCAGATCCGCATGTGGGAGATCATCCATGACAGTGTCATTCCAGCTCACAGCACTGTGATGTTCAGTCTGCCAGCACAAGTAGGCCATGGCCTGCTCTGGAAAGCATGCATAACCGAGGGAAAGTCAGAATAAAGCAGACCAGGCGGTTGATAGCAGCTACTTTGCAAAAATATGGAACAagagtagattttttttccactctctgTAACACAATCTCTTTATTCCTCAATTCACACTGTGATGTGAAAATGCTGATGTGAGCAATTCTTACAGTGtcacaattttcttcttctcgTCTTCCTTATTCCATCCCACATTCTCACAGATGGCGAGAAGACAGACATCTCAGTAAACGCCTATGAAGACATCAATATCATCACGGGTGCACTGAAACTGTACCTCAGGGATTTGCCTGTTCCCATCATCTCGTACGATGCTTACCCCAGGTTCATCGAGGCTGCAAGTAAGTCACAACCTGACAAATTAGTCAGAAACACACCTCTTTTTCTGTTCAATGTGTAGGACTTTGCTGCAGACAATGCCTTGATGGGTTCAAAATAACAGAGACATCTGTACATTATAATAGATTAGAACTCAATAACCTGCCAGCAAATACTAATGTTTTATATCTGAGGACATCATGTCATTAAGAAATTTATAGTGCTGTTGTATTGGGCTGCATTACATTGCTGGGTCTTGCTGTTTTTGTATCTACCTCCTTAGAGCTACCCATCACAGCCACAGCACTCTGCTGTTATTAAAAGCTTCAGTCATGCAGATTTCATGGTTGTTATcaagtgaaaagaaaagtgTTTATTTCTATTCAGTAACAGGTATAACCTTATATGGCAGACATCTCACAATCAGTCAGTGACTTTCAAAACTCAGCACTGCACAATTCTGCTTGTGCAtctaatttgaaaaaaaaaaacaaaaaaaacattcaagagGGTTAATTTGCACTTGCTCTACCAAGCAACATGCCCTCCAACATGCCTTCCTCTGAGAAACTAATGGGTTTTATTACCTACATTGATTTCTGATTGTGTCCTCTGAGGTCAGAGAGAGTATTCTGGCCAATATAACAGCACTTCTGTTTCCCAGAGCTCACAGACCCTGAAAAGAAGCTGGAAGCTTTCCGTGAGGCTCTCGCTCTGCTGCCGCCCTCACACAGTGAAACTCTCAAGTACCTAATGGCACATTTAAAAAGGTGAGCAACACAGCTGAATTCTGCAAGAGCTAAGGGACTGTGTGAAACCCCTGACTCTGTTGTTAggatttaattaaataaataaataaataatacagggTCCAGCCCCTCTCCCTATGCCAataattttcacacagtccCTAATGCTGTTTAATTTCCAAAATCAGTGTATGTTTCTAACTCTAATGCGTACTTGTAGGGtaacacagaatgaaaaatacaaCCTGATGAACGCAGAAAACCTCGCCATCGTTTTCGGGCCCACCCTCATGCGTGCACCAAACCTGGACGCCGTAACAGCACTTAATGACATCCGCTACCAGAGACAGGTGGTGGAGGTGCTCATTAAAAATGAGGATGTGCTCTTCTAAACACAGATCAGGACTTTTATACAACAGTTCTCTAATCATTCTTTTGTGTAAAGACTTGAATGACTGTTTGTATTACCTTTAttgatacatttttttaaggCCCTCTGTATGGACTAGTGCTGACCTAACATCTGTCCTCCCCTGTAGTGGGTGTGGACGATGAACCTTACACTTGTACGTACTCTGCGTCTCCCCATTTTTGTCGGGGGATTTTCAGAAGCTGACAGACCAGCATGCATGGTGCGAGGTCTTCGTTGCTTTGTAGTCGTAACCCAGCATGTATTAAAGATCGTGTAGCGCTGTGATTTTGCCTTTGTCTGTTCTGTAGAAGTTAGACTCCACATTCCCGGCTGCCTGCTGCGCAGTTATTTCTGTGAAACATTG
This window harbors:
- the chn1 gene encoding N-chimaerin, giving the protein MPSRESYEVHKEEKSLVQKAKREANQEDILAAALGMRMGPQKPPATFWQPLKLFAYSQLTSLVRRATLKESDRTPKSEKLHNFKVHTFRGPHWCEHCASFMWGLMAQGVKCADCGLNVHKQCSSLVPNNCKPDLRHIRKVYSCDLTTLVKAYNTARPMVVDMCIREIESRGLKSEGLYRISGFSDSVEEVKMAFDKDGEKTDISVNAYEDINIITGALKLYLRDLPVPIISYDAYPRFIEAAKLTDPEKKLEAFREALALLPPSHSETLKYLMAHLKRVTQNEKYNLMNAENLAIVFGPTLMRAPNLDAVTALNDIRYQRQVVEVLIKNEDVLF